A stretch of the Macaca mulatta isolate MMU2019108-1 chromosome 16, T2T-MMU8v2.0, whole genome shotgun sequence genome encodes the following:
- the CCL16 gene encoding C-C motif chemokine 16 isoform X1 gives MKVSEAALSLLILILIITSASCSQPKVPEWVNTPSTCCLKFYEKVLPWRLVVGYRKALNCNLPAIIFITKRNREVCTNPSDDWVQEYIKNPNLPLLPSRNLATVKIITAKND, from the exons ATGAAGGTCTCCGAGGCTGCCCTGTctctcctcatcctcatccttATCATTACTTCTGCTTCTTGCAGCCAGCCAA AAGTTCCTGAGTGGGTGAACACCCCATCCACCTGCTGCCTGAAGTTTTATGAGAAAGTGTTGCCATGGAGACTGGTGGTGGGATACAGAAAGGCCCTCAACTGTAACCTGCCAGCAATCAT CTTCATCACCAAAAGAAACCGAGAAGTCTGCACCAACCCCAGTGACGACTGGGTCCAAGAGTACATCAAGAATCCCAACCTACCTTTGCTGCCCTCCAGGAACTTGGCCACGGTTAAAATTATTACAGCAAAGAATGACTAA
- the CCL16 gene encoding C-C motif chemokine 16 isoform X2, translating into MKVSEAALSLLILILIITSASCSQPIPEWVNTPSTCCLKFYEKVLPWRLVVGYRKALNCNLPAIIFITKRNREVCTNPSDDWVQEYIKNPNLPLLPSRNLATVKIITAKND; encoded by the exons ATGAAGGTCTCCGAGGCTGCCCTGTctctcctcatcctcatccttATCATTACTTCTGCTTCTTGCAGCCAGCCAA TTCCTGAGTGGGTGAACACCCCATCCACCTGCTGCCTGAAGTTTTATGAGAAAGTGTTGCCATGGAGACTGGTGGTGGGATACAGAAAGGCCCTCAACTGTAACCTGCCAGCAATCAT CTTCATCACCAAAAGAAACCGAGAAGTCTGCACCAACCCCAGTGACGACTGGGTCCAAGAGTACATCAAGAATCCCAACCTACCTTTGCTGCCCTCCAGGAACTTGGCCACGGTTAAAATTATTACAGCAAAGAATGACTAA